TACTTCTAACCTCATCTAAAAAAACACTCTATgccctaaacaaaaaaaaaacgccGCTGCCTTCTCGTACTTTCTCCTTTTTCTTCTCGGCAGCCAACTATCGATCCAGAGGTGGTCCGACTCGACTCCAGCCTCCGCTGCCACCCCATCGCCGGTCGCCTTTGCCGTTCTCCTCTGCAACGCCGGTCGCCGTCGCTGCTTGCTGCTGCCCTCGATTCATCaggtaacattttttttaattagtacCGATTATACGAAATTGAGTACCGATTGTATGAAATTGAGTACAAATTCTGTGATTTCTTATGCATTTGAGTACCGATTCTTTGAATTTGAGGACCAATTTTCTGATTTCTTGCTGCCCTCGGTTTCAAGatcagttaattttttttttcttctagttTCTTATTGATTTGAGTACCGATTGTATGAAATTGAGTACAAATTCTGTGATTTCTTATGCATTTGAGTACCGATTCTTTGAATTTGAGGACCAATTTTCTGATTTCTTGATGCCCTCGGTTTCAagatcaattaattttttttttgttttttttttcatctgaTTTCTTATGTATTTGAGTACCAATTCTATGAATTTGAGTACCAATTTTCTGATTTCTGATACATTTAAGTACCAATTGTATGAATTTGAGTACCAATTTTTTTATTTGAGTTAGGATTTTGTTGCTGAGATGTTGCAACCTTTGTTAAAATCTTTGTTGAATGTAAAATTTATGATATATTGTTCTTTAAACAGATTTTCtgctgaaatttatatttgttgaatgttgaatgtTGATTTATGCTGATATCATAAACTTATATGTAAGTTTCCATGCTGAAATCATAATATTTGCTTATATGGTTTTTTTTGTTCATTCATGATGTATTGTTGTTGAATATGCTAAACTTATTTGTTGATTATGTTGGAATATGACTAATCTTTGTAGCTAaagtatgtattttatatatttttttgttattagcAATGGGAGATAAACATACATGGACCAATGAGCAAACAAAATGCTTATTGCAAACTTGTATTGAAGAAGTGCAAACCGTGGGTAGAAAAGGTTTGAGTTTGCACGAACAATCATGGCACAAGTTAGGAACAACTATTAAGGAAAAGTATGGCGTGGATTTGAATCAACGACAATTAAAAAACGCCTATGATAACCTTAAAGCCAAATACACAGGATGGTTATACTTAAAAAACAAAACTGGAAACCTTTACAACCCACAAACAAATACTTTTAACTTAACAAATGAGGAGTGGGAGGACTTTAAAaaggtatacatatatatatatatatatatatatatatatatatatatatatatatatatatatatatacacacacacacacttatatGTATTTTGTTATATTATTATCTTATGTTACATTGATTGCGTTTAGGGACATCCGAAAGCCGCTTCTTTGAAAACCGTCCTATTATTGTTTCCAGAGCTTTGTGCAGAAGTCTTTGATGGAAGTAGTGTATCTGGTAATCTCAGCTATGCCACATCCCAAACACCATCGGGATCATCTTCTTTCCATGGCGCACCATTACAGCTTTTGGACGCCCCTTCCATTAACATAGATGAAGATGATTTTTTTTCCAATCATACAAGTGAACATTTTACTCAGACTCCACCTTCTGCTGCTTCACCTTCTGCTGATTCACCTTATGCTGCTTCACCTTCTGGTAACCCCAACAAAAGGGCTAAACCCTCAACTCCTAGACCTCGAGCTCCTAGTGCCTCACCTGATCCACCTTCTTGTGCCTCTCCTAAAGCTTCTATTACTGCTGATGATTTAGCACTGGAGATGCAAAAAGCTCTACGCCATTTGACTCAAGGGCCAACAATTCCCTAGTGTTTAGAGAAGCTTGAGTTGCTCGAGTTAGACCCAATAGACCCTATACGATTTGCTGCGTATCACATTTTTGGAGGGACCATGAATATTAGAGAGATGTGGGTAAATTTGCCTAATGATCCACAAATATTAAGAGGATGGATCGAGATGACAGCTACAAGTTTAGGAGTTTTAAAGGATGGAAAGATTTTTCGTtaagtttatatgttatttggttATTTGCTATTTGGGATTTATGatatgttttggtacttgaatgtTATTTGGTTATTTGGTACTTGAATGTTATTTGGTTATTTGTTACTTGggatttatgatatgttttttggtacttgaaatttatgttatatttttttagtacttgaaatttatgttatatttttttgGTACTTGAGATTTATGTTATTATCTTATGTTATATTATtatcttatgttattattattatcttatgTTATTATCTTATGTTATATTATTGTAATTGATCACGACAAAAAGATACTACTCATAATTCTTATGTATTTGTACGTCCGCTACTTTTGGAAGAGGGGTGTCAAACGAGTGCGGGACAATGATTCGGAAATGACAAGacatgaatttacgttagagttacTTCACCGTAATCCTCTACAATGTCTTGAAGTGCTATGCATGTCTCGTGAATCATTTGTCCAGCTATGTGCTCATTTTAGAGTAAACTACGCGTTAAAGGATAGCAAACATGTGTCGGTTGAGGAGAAGATGGCTATGTTTTTGATGATGATCGGTCATAACCAACGCTATGTGATTATCAAGCGGAGATTTCAACACTCAAAGCAAACAATTCATAAGTTTTTTCATGAAGTGTTGGACAAAATGTTGCTTTTCGCACATGACATTATAGTACCAACATCTTTTAATCCGAATCCAAACATTCCGGGACATAATAGGAGGCTACGGCGGGTGTTCAAGGGAGCAGTTGGTGCACTTGATGGCACTTTGATACACGTTGTTGTCCCTGCAAACAAACATGATTTATATAGAAGTAGGGGAAAAGGCGATTGTTACCAAAATGTATTGGCAATATGTGACTTTAACATGATGTTTACGTTTGTTGTTTCCGGTTGGGAAGGGATAACACACGATTCTAGAATTTTATCAGAAGCATTAGCAAATCCACATGCACCATTCCCGCTTCCACCTCCAGGTAAATTTATGGTTATTTAAATAGTTTTATCTTTATTTGAAAATAAatgactttttttttgttttttacagataaatattatctttgtgatgccgCCTATGCAAACATTCGAGGTTTTATGGCACCATACCGTAATGTTAGGTATTGGCTTGGAGATTTCCATCGAAGATGTACATTAAcgaataaagaaaaatttaactATCGACACGCAAAACTTCGGAATGTCATTGAGCGTGCTTTTGGTGTCTTGAAAGAACAATTCCCTATACTGAAGAGGATGACACCATTCTCGTTGGTTACACAACGAAACATTACCCTAGCATGTTTTGCGCTTCATAATTTTATAAGAAGAGAGGGACTACGTGATGAGTTTTTTGCACGATATGATGAACCGAATGTCTCGGTTCGGAATAACAATGCGGTCGTTGATAATGATGAAGATGAGATTCCAACATATGGTATTGCTGCGGACCGTCAATATATGAGCCAGTTACGGGATGAAATTGCCGAACAATTGATGCAAAATATGGAATGAAAATTATTAAAGTTTGGTTGtatgaattttatttaaaaatgttattGTAAGACTAATTTCGTTGTTTGaattttatttcaatgttttaataCTACAATTATTAAATTTTTTGGATTTAAAAATGTTATTGTAAGACTAATTTCGATTTATTAAattactttattttaaattttttaatatctgcagcagtctgcagacgttaaaaaaatAAACATGTTTCTCATTACAGTCTGCAGcactttggtccacctcttctgttgCAGAGGgctgcagaggtggtccgcagactttagACAGATTCACTTCGGAAAAACAAATAGCACCTAAGGCTccatcacccttggcttctaaattcttgtccattcctgtaagggattcactcgtcacattttcaggtttcatggcctcaagttgggcctcctgaatttgcttagacaagtgtgaatggatggttattgacaatgacttgactttgcgaccagaatattccttccgacttagggcgtctgctactacgttggctttacctggatgataacgaatatcgcatttgtagtcattgagtagctcaacccaccgtcgttgtctcatgttgtaaactcttgtggtcggtaaagatagtgcttttcgttccatacaagtaatgtctccagatcttcagagcaaacaccaccgctcctagttcaagatcgtgggtcgtgtaattaacctcgtgtgtcttcaactatctcgaggcgtaggcgatgaccttacctcgctgcatcagaacacatccgagccctagatttgatgcatcgcaatagactacgaagtcttctatccctttgggaagggatagtattggcgcggtgcacaaggctcgcttgagcgtttggaatgctctctcttgtttctcttcccagtcaaaggccacgcctttctaggtcagggttgtaagaggtttcgctattcgggagaagttctgaatgaatctgcagtagtagccagctagacctagaaattaatgaatttctgtaggcgtcttgggtgctgaccagttctcaatggctttaattttagatgggtccacgtggattccctcttcgtttaccacgtgtcctaagaattcgactcttcggatccaaaattcacatttcgagaacttcgcataatgtttctcctttcgtaaagtcCCTAGAACTtttcgcagatgatcgccatgctcttccttacttcgggagtagatcaggatgtcgtcaatgaaaacgatgatgaactgatccatgtaaggtcgacatactctattcatcagatccatgaagactgcgggcgcattggtcaatccgaatggcatcaccacgaactcatagtgtccgtaacgagttcggaaggctgtcttcggcacatcctcctctagtactcgtagctggtgatattcggatctcagatcaatcttggaaaaatagttcgccccttgtagttggtcaaatagatcatctatggaaggcagagggtaacgattcttgaccgtcaaattgttgagttctttgtagtcgatacacatatggaatgatccgtctttcttcttaaagaacaagaccggtgctccccaaggtgagaaacttggtcttataaagcccttgctgagcagttcgttaagttgaccagagagttcctgcatctcagctggtgctaaacggtagggcgacatggctactggggtagctcctaggactaagtcgattctgaactcgatcTATCGTggcggaggtaatccaggtagctcttctgggaaaatgtcggggaagtcgctcactattgggatgttctttagttctttcgtttcgaggttcgtgtcgacgacgtgagcaaggaatgcgtggt
The genomic region above belongs to Lactuca sativa cultivar Salinas chromosome 4, Lsat_Salinas_v11, whole genome shotgun sequence and contains:
- the LOC111897666 gene encoding uncharacterized protein LOC111897666; protein product: MTRHEFTLELLHRNPLQCLEVLCMSRESFVQLCAHFRVNYALKDSKHVSVEEKMAMFLMMIGHNQRYVIIKRRFQHSKQTIHKFFHEVLDKMLLFAHDIIVPTSFNPNPNIPGHNRRLRRVFKGAVGALDGTLIHVVVPANKHDLYRSRGKGDCYQNVLAICDFNMMFTFVVSGWEGITHDSRILSEALANPHAPFPLPPPDKYYLCDAAYANIRGFMAPYRNVRYWLGDFHRRCTLTNKEKFNYRHAKLRNVIERAFGVLKEQFPILKRMTPFSLVTQRNITLACFALHNFIRREGLRDEFFARYDEPNVSVRNNNAVVDNDEDEIPTYGIAADRQYMSQLRDEIAEQLMQNME